TACTGTCGCCAAGTACGCCCAGTTCCCGCCCTACCCCAACTGTTGCTTGGGTTCCTACTCGGAGGGCCAGTTGGCCTTATGGCTCTGGGCCTGGAGTGGGGTTTTGAATTTTTGGCTCAAAGCATTTTGCCTTGGCAGCAGATCACACGATCGCTCCTCGGTGCAGGTTTACGACAACTGCTAGAAATTGGCCCGATTGAAGAAGGCAGCAAACTCGCAGGGGTGCTCTTACTTTTGGTTGGCCTACGCAAGTGGCAACCGCGATCGCCCTCAAGCAGCACCATTCTGCTCTGCACCATTGCTGTCGCTTTAGGATTCACTGCCGAAGAAAATCTGTTTTATCTCTTCAATGGCGTCGCGTCTATTTTCGATCGCATCATCGGCGTTGCTGTCCACGCCTGGTTTTCCGCACCTTGGGGTTATGTATTAGGTTTAACACTCCATCGCAGACACACTTTAGGTCTCTTTTTTAAGCGAGATTGGAGAGAGCTGCTAATCGCTTGGTTAAACGCAGTCGCTTGTCATGCCCTCGTTAATACCCTCTCTATTGCATGGCGCTACGATCCAC
This genomic stretch from Trichocoleus sp. FACHB-46 harbors:
- a CDS encoding PrsW family glutamic-type intramembrane protease; the encoded protein is MDVYTLIFWAIAPPLLALVYYCRQVRPVPALPQLLLGFLLGGPVGLMALGLEWGFEFLAQSILPWQQITRSLLGAGLRQLLEIGPIEEGSKLAGVLLLLVGLRKWQPRSPSSSTILLCTIAVALGFTAEENLFYLFNGVASIFDRIIGVAVHAWFSAPWGYVLGLTLHRRHTLGLFFKRDWRELLIAWLNAVACHALVNTLSIAWRYDPPIQLLSYGLFPFFLWMAWRLNNLLRRSQNQPLPTLISGTTQPERYWQSGLVLFALLLGGNAIFGWFLLGRSFSSVSWSQLIATPDLLQFALSRFALNLIPAAIAWFIYRYLRHRGDRPQS